In Flammeovirgaceae bacterium 311, one DNA window encodes the following:
- a CDS encoding beta-hydroxyacyl-(acyl-carrier-protein) dehydratase, FabA/FabZ (COG0764 3-hydroxymyristoyl/3-hydroxydecanoyl-(acyl carrier protein) dehydratases), which produces MLKDKLYTLNTLEKTEEGAYKALVLLDSSSPIFNGHFPGQPVLPGVCLLEMVKEILGQIRKKPCRLMSAAHMKFLKVVDPRAEPALLFEISLVESEAELKIVASSYLGDGSVNFKLKANFAC; this is translated from the coding sequence ATGCTGAAAGATAAACTTTACACACTGAACACACTGGAAAAGACTGAGGAAGGAGCTTATAAAGCCCTTGTACTGCTTGATTCTTCCAGCCCTATTTTTAACGGGCATTTTCCGGGGCAGCCTGTTTTGCCGGGGGTTTGTTTGCTTGAAATGGTAAAGGAAATTCTTGGTCAGATCAGAAAAAAACCCTGCAGGCTGATGAGTGCCGCCCATATGAAATTTCTGAAGGTAGTGGACCCGAGGGCTGAACCTGCTCTTCTTTTTGAAATTAGCCTTGTTGAGAGCGAAGCGGAACTAAAAATTGTAGCAAGCTCTTATCTTGGAGATGGCTCCGTCAATTTTAAGCTTAAAGCCAATTTTGCCTGTTAG
- a CDS encoding hypothetical protein (COG2308 Uncharacterized conserved protein), whose protein sequence is MIPETFLENLLKDYPNAPGFYDEVFNEDKYIREHYLKITNHLSKIRLEDFQNMNEYARRSSFEQGITFNVYSDTSQGVERIFPFDLLPRIIPAKEWDTIERGLVQRTLALNMFLKDIYNEKNILKDKVVPKELIFSSQHYSKFMMDFVPYAQTYVHISGTDLIRHSDGEYYVLEDNLRTPSGVSYVLSNRMATKRILPTLFFNSNVQPVVDYSESLLEVIKSVAPQGVDDPVCVVLTPGVFNSAYYEHALLALQMGMQLVEGRDLYVDHNFVYMKTIHGPKKVDVIYRRVDDEYIDPLAFRPDSTLGVPGLITAYRAGNVNLVNAPGTGVADDKAVYTYVPEIIRYYLDEEPILKNVHTYRCEKEDDLKYVLEHLNELVVKPVDESGGYGIFIGNKASQQELSDFKEVIRANRRKYIAQPTMALSVHATYIEESGMFEPRHIDLRTFTLSGHHTNYVCKGGLTRVALRKGNLIVNSSQGGGSKDTWVLQDE, encoded by the coding sequence ATGATTCCGGAAACTTTTTTAGAAAATCTGCTCAAAGATTACCCCAATGCACCTGGCTTTTATGATGAAGTATTTAATGAAGACAAATATATAAGGGAGCACTACCTGAAGATCACCAACCATCTTTCCAAAATACGGCTGGAAGATTTCCAGAATATGAATGAATACGCCCGGAGATCTTCTTTTGAGCAGGGCATTACTTTTAATGTTTATTCCGATACCTCACAGGGGGTGGAGCGTATCTTCCCCTTCGATCTGCTGCCCCGCATAATTCCGGCAAAAGAATGGGACACCATAGAAAGAGGACTGGTACAGCGTACACTGGCGCTCAACATGTTCCTGAAAGATATTTATAACGAGAAAAATATTCTTAAAGACAAAGTAGTACCGAAAGAGCTGATCTTCTCCTCGCAGCACTACAGCAAATTCATGATGGATTTTGTACCCTATGCACAAACTTATGTGCATATATCGGGTACCGATCTTATACGCCACTCCGATGGAGAATATTATGTACTGGAAGATAACCTGCGTACGCCCTCCGGTGTGAGCTATGTACTCTCTAACCGCATGGCCACCAAAAGAATCCTCCCCACCCTGTTCTTTAACAGCAATGTGCAGCCGGTTGTAGATTACTCTGAATCGCTGCTGGAGGTGATCAAAAGCGTAGCACCCCAGGGTGTAGATGATCCTGTTTGCGTAGTGCTCACGCCCGGTGTTTTTAACTCTGCTTATTATGAACATGCCCTGCTGGCACTGCAGATGGGTATGCAGCTGGTGGAGGGGCGCGACCTCTATGTAGACCATAACTTTGTGTACATGAAAACCATCCATGGTCCTAAAAAAGTAGATGTGATCTACCGCCGTGTTGATGATGAATACATAGACCCCCTGGCCTTTCGGCCGGATTCTACCCTGGGGGTACCAGGCCTGATAACGGCCTATCGGGCAGGAAACGTTAACCTGGTTAATGCGCCGGGTACAGGCGTAGCCGATGACAAGGCAGTGTATACCTATGTGCCTGAAATTATCCGCTACTACCTGGATGAAGAACCCATTTTAAAAAATGTGCACACCTACCGCTGTGAAAAAGAGGATGACCTGAAATACGTACTGGAGCACCTGAACGAGCTGGTGGTAAAGCCGGTGGATGAATCGGGAGGTTATGGCATTTTTATCGGAAACAAAGCCAGCCAGCAGGAACTAAGTGATTTCAAGGAGGTGATCAGGGCCAATCGCCGCAAGTACATTGCCCAGCCTACCATGGCCCTGTCGGTACATGCTACCTATATCGAAGAAAGCGGTATGTTCGAACCCCGGCACATCGATCTGCGGACTTTTACCCTGAGTGGCCATCATACTAATTATGTCTGCAAAGGCGGGCTTACACGAGTGGCGCTGCGTAAGGGCAACCTGATTGTAAACTCTTCGCAGGGTGGCGGCTCTAAAGATACCTGGGTGCTGCAGGATGAATAA
- a CDS encoding putative threonine efflux protein (COG1280 Putative threonine efflux protein) codes for MFESLELSALLISIIAGLFLGVPSGPALFFVLDTCLKESKTAALKVYGGLMGSKLLYIALALLANDFISSHQKLETIFYLIASCLLMLWGIVIIIKSNKSNEKKRDFAEGSFYRNGFIVGLSNPIIPFVYLTFLQFIKIYANDVTTLKYILNIAIMETVSFLVLAAAAGILLSGGRMVQNHWNTMVRLMGIFLFCAGSYQVYHLIDLKKGGDIDLKSNENVLEEQLENIEEKSGEQPPKE; via the coding sequence ATGTTTGAGTCGTTAGAACTGTCGGCACTGCTAATATCAATCATAGCAGGCTTGTTTCTTGGGGTACCCAGTGGTCCTGCATTATTTTTTGTGTTAGATACCTGCTTAAAGGAAAGTAAAACCGCTGCCCTTAAAGTCTATGGAGGCCTGATGGGTTCTAAGCTGTTATACATAGCACTGGCACTGCTTGCAAATGATTTTATCTCTTCTCACCAGAAACTGGAAACTATTTTCTACCTGATAGCATCCTGCCTGCTGATGTTGTGGGGCATTGTGATCATTATCAAAAGCAATAAGAGCAATGAAAAGAAAAGGGATTTTGCAGAGGGATCATTTTATAGAAATGGATTTATCGTTGGCCTGAGCAATCCTATCATCCCATTTGTGTACCTTACCTTCCTTCAGTTCATCAAAATCTATGCGAACGATGTTACTACTTTAAAGTACATCCTGAATATTGCCATCATGGAAACAGTAAGTTTTCTAGTGCTGGCAGCTGCCGCAGGTATTTTACTAAGCGGCGGGCGCATGGTTCAAAATCACTGGAACACAATGGTGAGGCTGATGGGGATTTTCCTGTTCTGTGCAGGATCTTACCAGGTGTACCATCTCATTGATCTGAAAAAGGGAGGTGATATTGACCTTAAGAGCAATGAAAATGTACTGGAAGAACAGCTGGAGAATATCGAAGAAAAAAGCGGAGAGCAGCCCCCTAAGGAGTAA
- a CDS encoding response regulator receiver protein (COG0784 FOG: CheY-like receiver) has protein sequence MKKLRRILLIDDDDLTCFVNKLLLESMGVAHEVESITDPWLALKFILENYHRKPLTEKPGADLIFLDISMPGMDGFEILDDMDALGIDRSRVFVVMLTTSINQHDRQKAAGYGDKLQGYLTKPLRKEDVEEVLLKLKPQLDKPGNSTEDDS, from the coding sequence ATGAAGAAGTTAAGAAGGATACTGCTGATTGATGATGATGATCTTACCTGTTTTGTAAATAAGCTTTTACTGGAAAGCATGGGAGTAGCCCATGAAGTTGAGTCTATCACAGATCCCTGGCTGGCTTTAAAGTTTATTCTTGAAAACTATCACCGTAAACCACTAACAGAAAAGCCTGGCGCTGATTTAATTTTTCTTGACATCAGCATGCCTGGTATGGACGGATTTGAAATACTGGATGACATGGATGCCCTGGGGATTGACCGGAGCAGGGTTTTTGTGGTAATGCTCACCACATCCATTAACCAGCACGACCGGCAGAAGGCTGCTGGTTATGGCGATAAGCTGCAAGGCTATCTTACAAAGCCATTAAGAAAAGAAGATGTTGAAGAAGTGTTGCTAAAGCTGAAGCCACAGCTGGATAAGCCTGGGAATAGTACAGAAGATGATTCTTAG
- a CDS encoding polysaccharide deacetylase (COG0726 Predicted xylanase/chitin deacetylase), producing MVRNSFLLLMFLLLLADYFFLDLSLWAYLALTLLYILLVVAGSSSMSLNFFTRSYTSGKGNTIALTFDDGPSAEHTPAVLEVLEKWGATATFFCIGERMARNKELVQMIKGKGHRIGNHSYTHSNLFSIFGKKRVVEEIQRTNALIRELTGEECSLFRPPYGVLNPNIAGAAKACRMQVIGWNIRSFDTSTKDHQKVVERVLARIGPGAVLLLHDDRENTPKILDAILAHTSQQHYRYIQAHELITK from the coding sequence ATGGTACGCAACAGCTTCCTGCTGCTGATGTTCCTGCTGCTGTTGGCAGACTATTTCTTCCTGGACCTCTCTCTATGGGCATATCTGGCCCTTACTTTGCTGTACATACTGCTGGTGGTGGCTGGTTCCTCGAGCATGAGCCTGAATTTCTTTACCAGGAGCTACACCAGCGGAAAGGGAAATACCATTGCTCTTACCTTCGATGATGGCCCCTCTGCCGAACATACACCGGCAGTGCTGGAGGTGCTGGAGAAATGGGGTGCTACTGCCACCTTTTTTTGTATAGGTGAACGTATGGCCCGCAATAAAGAATTAGTACAAATGATTAAAGGCAAAGGCCACCGTATAGGCAACCATTCCTACACCCATAGCAATCTGTTCTCGATATTCGGGAAGAAGAGGGTGGTGGAGGAAATCCAGAGAACCAATGCATTGATCAGGGAGCTCACTGGAGAGGAGTGCAGCTTGTTCAGGCCCCCCTATGGGGTGCTTAACCCAAATATTGCCGGGGCTGCTAAGGCATGCCGCATGCAGGTAATTGGCTGGAACATCCGCTCTTTTGATACTTCCACAAAAGACCACCAGAAAGTGGTAGAGCGGGTGCTTGCCCGGATAGGTCCGGGTGCGGTGCTGCTGCTGCACGACGACAGGGAAAACACTCCGAAGATCCTGGATGCTATTCTGGCTCATACCAGCCAGCAACACTATCGCTATATACAGGCGCATGAGCTTATTACAAAATAA
- a CDS encoding hypothetical protein (COG5126 Ca2+-binding protein (EF-Hand superfamily)), with product MGATACQQEKNDQTSEVTENDLVVNESFTAEPVANESMRDFDSWDLDADQRWTRDEFIAGTVERGIFSDWDTERDDRYSQDEIAHGLFNNLDKNSDGFLNKEELASASTTLGNILHEQDMNNDERLDRSEFYSGVIDSGLYKKWDVNQDGTLSNEELNNTLFDAWDVNRDNYLDKDEINNSDFDVWSRKRPNTGAATEADKE from the coding sequence ATGGGCGCTACTGCTTGCCAGCAGGAAAAAAACGATCAAACAAGTGAAGTAACTGAAAATGACCTGGTGGTAAACGAAAGCTTCACTGCCGAACCGGTAGCCAATGAAAGCATGAGGGACTTCGATAGTTGGGATCTGGATGCTGATCAGAGATGGACCCGGGATGAATTTATTGCCGGTACAGTAGAAAGAGGGATTTTCAGTGACTGGGATACTGAGCGGGATGATAGGTATTCCCAGGATGAAATTGCCCATGGCCTGTTTAATAACCTGGATAAAAACAGCGATGGATTTCTAAATAAGGAGGAGCTAGCATCTGCCAGCACAACTTTGGGTAATATTCTGCATGAGCAGGATATGAACAATGATGAAAGACTTGATAGAAGTGAGTTTTACTCCGGCGTTATTGACTCGGGTTTGTATAAAAAGTGGGATGTTAATCAGGATGGCACTCTCAGTAACGAGGAATTAAATAATACGCTCTTTGATGCCTGGGATGTTAACCGCGACAATTACCTGGACAAGGATGAAATCAATAATTCTGATTTTGATGTCTGGTCGCGAAAAAGGCCAAATACTGGTGCTGCTACAGAAGCTGACAAAGAGTAG
- a CDS encoding transglutaminase (COG1305 Transglutaminase-like enzymes, putative cysteine proteases) has translation MITYQVIYEAENHYEHEVTEALFKFLVLPCSNDTQEVLEETVENSLDLPVFHARNVFGYQVISIRVAEPFQHFRLKVSCTVRKKTTGVLHITEESLPLEEELRILQSEDFIVDHFLYIQQTPLTELPVDRIPAELLFQKDKSLFDYITELNDRLHNMMEYEAGVTTFSTRACDVLENPKGVCQDYTHLMMGILRQQQIPCRYVSGYLNQGQVFIGSLQMHAWLEVYIPSMGWVGIDPTNNMMSDQHYIKVADGADFDDCSPLKGHIRPTGPNTTNHTVEVSEQTQQQQQQQQ, from the coding sequence ATGATTACATACCAGGTTATATACGAGGCAGAAAATCACTATGAGCATGAAGTGACAGAAGCCTTATTTAAATTTCTTGTGCTTCCCTGTTCAAATGATACGCAGGAGGTATTAGAAGAAACTGTTGAAAATTCTTTGGATTTACCTGTATTCCATGCCAGAAATGTTTTTGGCTACCAGGTAATCAGTATACGGGTAGCGGAGCCTTTCCAACATTTCAGGTTAAAGGTGAGCTGCACGGTGAGAAAGAAAACCACAGGTGTGCTGCATATTACGGAAGAAAGCCTGCCGCTGGAAGAAGAGCTGAGAATCTTGCAGTCGGAAGATTTCATTGTAGACCACTTTCTTTACATTCAGCAAACTCCTCTTACTGAACTTCCTGTTGACAGGATCCCTGCTGAATTATTATTTCAAAAGGATAAATCTCTATTTGATTACATTACAGAGCTAAACGACAGGCTGCACAATATGATGGAATATGAGGCTGGCGTGACCACTTTTTCCACCCGTGCCTGCGATGTTCTGGAAAATCCCAAAGGCGTTTGCCAGGACTACACCCACCTGATGATGGGAATTCTTCGGCAGCAGCAGATTCCCTGCCGTTATGTGTCGGGGTACCTGAACCAGGGACAGGTGTTTATAGGATCACTTCAGATGCACGCCTGGCTGGAGGTTTACATTCCAAGCATGGGTTGGGTGGGTATTGATCCGACTAATAACATGATGTCGGACCAGCACTACATTAAAGTAGCCGATGGTGCCGATTTTGATGATTGCAGTCCGTTAAAAGGCCACATTCGGCCAACCGGCCCCAACACCACAAATCATACTGTGGAGGTATCAGAGCAAACACAACAACAACAGCAACAGCAACAATAA
- a CDS encoding family 2 glycosyl transferase (COG0463 Glycosyltransferases involved in cell wall biogenesis), protein MKELFKKHNCCVIIPTYNNGGTLQQVIEDVLHYTEDLIVVNDGATDSTDAILEQFADKVHIIRHEQNSGKGMALRNGFTHALAMGYDYAITIDSDAQHFASDLPLFLAELEQNPEVLVIGARNMKGENVPGKSSFGNKFSNFWFWVETGHKMDDTQSGYRLYPIRRMEGIRFKTRLFEFEIEAIVKSAWRGIPVKNIPIQVHYEPGKKRITHFRPLRDFSRISVLNTYLVTLALLYYIPLRFFKLLTRENIRNFIQKNFFDKNEPLHIKAFSIAFGVFMGIFPVWGFQLLIGIPLAHLMKLNKALFITAAHVSIPPTVPFIIYGSYLLGGVFMKNPQNDILFNEGLTLETIKGNLFQYLSGAVMLSIGMAVLCGLISYLYFYIARSRRLAVKPLKSSV, encoded by the coding sequence ATGAAAGAGTTGTTTAAAAAACACAACTGCTGTGTAATCATTCCTACCTACAACAATGGTGGTACCTTACAACAGGTAATTGAGGATGTGCTGCATTATACTGAAGATCTTATTGTAGTAAACGATGGTGCAACCGACAGTACCGATGCAATTCTGGAGCAATTTGCAGACAAGGTTCACATCATCAGGCACGAGCAGAACAGCGGTAAAGGCATGGCATTGCGTAATGGCTTTACCCATGCCCTGGCGATGGGCTACGATTATGCTATAACCATTGACAGCGATGCCCAGCATTTTGCCTCCGACCTGCCGCTGTTTCTGGCAGAGCTGGAGCAAAATCCGGAGGTGCTGGTGATTGGCGCCCGTAACATGAAAGGCGAGAACGTACCAGGCAAAAGCAGCTTTGGCAATAAGTTCTCCAACTTCTGGTTTTGGGTAGAAACCGGTCATAAAATGGACGATACCCAATCGGGCTACCGCCTGTACCCCATCCGCAGGATGGAGGGCATCAGGTTTAAGACCAGGCTATTTGAGTTTGAGATAGAAGCCATTGTAAAATCTGCCTGGCGGGGTATTCCTGTCAAAAACATTCCCATTCAGGTACATTACGAGCCGGGAAAAAAAAGAATTACACATTTCAGGCCTCTGCGCGACTTTAGCCGCATCAGTGTGCTGAATACCTACCTTGTAACACTGGCCCTGCTTTACTACATTCCACTACGCTTCTTTAAACTACTTACCCGCGAAAACATCCGGAATTTTATCCAGAAGAATTTCTTCGACAAAAATGAGCCGCTGCACATTAAAGCATTCTCAATAGCATTTGGTGTGTTTATGGGGATATTCCCGGTCTGGGGATTTCAGCTGCTCATTGGCATTCCGCTGGCACACCTGATGAAGCTTAACAAAGCGCTCTTTATTACGGCTGCTCACGTGAGTATACCGCCAACTGTGCCCTTTATCATTTACGGAAGCTATTTGCTGGGAGGGGTGTTCATGAAGAATCCACAGAATGACATCCTGTTCAACGAGGGTTTAACATTAGAGACAATTAAAGGTAATTTGTTCCAGTATTTAAGCGGAGCTGTGATGCTGTCTATTGGCATGGCAGTTTTATGCGGCCTGATTTCCTACCTGTACTTCTACATAGCCCGCAGCAGACGCCTGGCTGTAAAGCCTCTCAAGAGCAGTGTGTAA
- a CDS encoding hypothetical protein (COG2834 Outer membrane lipoprotein-sorting protein) — protein sequence MIYRNILLFLLAVMVCSFQTGKEEFTPMKDVVAFRAGLAKMAAATTSIKASFSQEKYLAILANKIESEGNIQFKKPNLLKWAYTTPYQYAIILNGNELIINDQGKENSFDIASSQAFMQINELIVNSVQGNILDEERFTIQYLESKNHYQAKLQPKEEQMKKFLKGIDVYFDKVNYTVAKIKLIEPEDDYTLITFRNTRLNESISDDIFVSKKKK from the coding sequence ATGATTTACAGAAATATACTCCTGTTCCTGCTGGCGGTGATGGTCTGCTCTTTTCAAACCGGCAAAGAAGAGTTCACCCCCATGAAAGATGTAGTTGCATTCCGTGCCGGCCTTGCCAAAATGGCTGCTGCTACCACCTCCATAAAAGCATCCTTCAGCCAGGAGAAATACCTGGCAATTCTGGCTAATAAAATAGAGTCGGAAGGAAACATCCAGTTCAAGAAACCAAACCTGCTTAAATGGGCGTATACCACTCCCTACCAATACGCCATTATACTGAATGGCAATGAACTCATTATTAACGACCAGGGGAAAGAAAATTCTTTCGATATTGCTTCCAGCCAGGCCTTTATGCAAATTAACGAGCTGATCGTGAACAGTGTGCAGGGAAACATTCTGGACGAAGAGCGCTTTACCATACAGTACCTGGAAAGTAAAAATCACTATCAGGCAAAGCTGCAGCCAAAGGAGGAACAGATGAAGAAATTCCTGAAAGGTATCGATGTATATTTTGATAAAGTAAATTATACGGTTGCAAAAATAAAACTGATAGAACCTGAAGATGATTACACCCTGATCACTTTCCGCAACACCAGGCTGAACGAAAGCATTTCTGATGATATCTTTGTTTCGAAAAAGAAAAAGTAG
- a CDS encoding hypothetical protein (COG2307 Uncharacterized protein conserved in bacteria): MLESMLYMAHTWEIYHECNSSLTDNQVIHFLTIEDKNPFSVKSYVDLVRENARGIRNNITTELWETINRFYHTTKAFNRESLEKKGPYDFCKTAMEFTTIIKGVADDTLLHNEAWSMIKIGIHLERAIQVTQITLSKLNDIKATENSLMSQAINSYHWAALLRSAGGLDVSRNFYGGVPPSRERAISFLVLNNKFPKSVLFNLQKLKTDLNVISNNKPITPDCVEFTIGKLTAKMNYCTLDEILDNEEEFVLALQENLIEIGVQLEKQYLTY; the protein is encoded by the coding sequence ATGCTGGAATCGATGCTGTACATGGCCCACACCTGGGAGATCTATCATGAGTGCAATTCCAGCCTGACCGATAACCAGGTAATTCATTTCCTGACCATTGAAGATAAGAACCCTTTCTCGGTTAAGAGTTATGTGGACCTGGTCCGTGAAAATGCGCGGGGCATCCGCAATAACATCACCACTGAACTATGGGAAACCATCAATCGCTTTTACCATACTACAAAGGCCTTCAACCGGGAATCTTTAGAAAAAAAAGGTCCTTATGACTTCTGCAAAACGGCAATGGAGTTTACCACCATTATCAAAGGTGTCGCAGACGATACCCTGCTGCATAATGAGGCCTGGTCGATGATCAAAATTGGCATACACCTGGAAAGGGCCATCCAGGTAACCCAGATTACCTTATCGAAATTAAACGATATAAAAGCTACCGAAAATTCACTCATGAGCCAGGCTATTAACAGTTACCACTGGGCTGCCCTGCTCCGTAGTGCCGGCGGGCTCGATGTAAGCCGAAATTTTTATGGAGGCGTTCCTCCCAGCCGCGAAAGAGCCATTAGCTTCCTGGTGCTCAACAATAAATTTCCCAAGTCGGTACTTTTTAACCTGCAAAAACTAAAGACAGATTTAAACGTTATCAGCAACAACAAACCCATCACGCCAGATTGCGTTGAGTTCACTATTGGAAAGCTCACTGCAAAAATGAATTATTGTACCCTTGATGAAATTCTGGATAATGAGGAGGAGTTTGTGCTGGCTCTACAGGAAAATTTAATCGAAATAGGGGTACAGCTCGAAAAACAATATCTTACTTATTAA
- a CDS encoding 3-oxoacyl-ACP synthase (COG0304 3-oxoacyl-(acyl-carrier-protein) synthase), translated as MRAYITGTSAISPQPTFEQEHYLQQLVVPGQAYLAALEPDYRQYIDPKLSRRMARIIKMSVATARKSLEHSGQEPAGAGPGAEALPGAIIVGTGLGCLQDTEKFLAEIVETREGLLSPTAFIQSTHNTIAGQIALLLGCPHHNFTFVQRGFSFERALEDALLQISEGVSQVLLGGVDEVTPTLFGILEQLDCAGKAENSNPDVQTTGQRPAWGEGATFFTLSGTPESTALACIEGLHSFYAAATDEEVAEKTEAFLKQCGTTASKLDAVLMGFTGNRQDDAVYEALGKKLFNQIPLLRFKHLCGEYFTASAFGLHLAAAMLQRQQLFAGTLVKGEVKEPLQKILIYNRSQGKYHSLMLLSSCRSL; from the coding sequence ATGCGGGCATACATTACCGGTACATCAGCCATATCGCCACAGCCTACTTTTGAGCAGGAGCACTACCTGCAGCAGCTCGTGGTGCCCGGTCAGGCTTACCTGGCTGCACTGGAGCCCGACTACAGGCAGTACATCGACCCTAAACTTTCGCGCCGCATGGCCCGCATTATTAAAATGAGTGTGGCCACTGCCAGAAAAAGCCTGGAGCATAGCGGGCAGGAGCCGGCAGGAGCCGGGCCCGGAGCGGAAGCTCTGCCGGGTGCCATTATTGTGGGTACGGGTCTGGGATGCCTGCAGGATACCGAGAAATTTCTTGCTGAGATTGTAGAGACCCGTGAAGGTCTTTTGTCACCAACGGCTTTTATACAATCAACACACAATACAATTGCCGGGCAAATTGCCCTTTTGCTGGGGTGCCCGCACCACAACTTTACGTTTGTGCAGCGGGGCTTTTCTTTTGAGCGTGCCCTGGAAGATGCCCTGCTGCAGATCAGTGAAGGGGTGTCGCAGGTACTTCTGGGAGGTGTAGACGAAGTAACTCCCACCTTGTTCGGTATCCTGGAACAGCTGGATTGTGCAGGCAAAGCAGAGAACAGTAACCCTGATGTGCAAACTACAGGCCAGCGGCCTGCCTGGGGCGAAGGAGCTACCTTCTTTACCCTTTCCGGAACCCCTGAAAGCACTGCACTGGCCTGTATTGAGGGCCTCCATTCCTTTTACGCAGCAGCCACAGACGAGGAGGTAGCAGAAAAGACAGAAGCTTTTTTAAAGCAGTGCGGAACAACAGCCAGTAAACTCGATGCAGTGCTGATGGGCTTTACCGGCAACCGGCAGGATGATGCTGTCTATGAAGCACTGGGAAAAAAGCTGTTCAATCAAATTCCACTACTACGCTTTAAGCATCTTTGCGGGGAGTATTTCACGGCATCGGCTTTTGGGCTGCACCTGGCGGCAGCTATGCTGCAGCGGCAGCAGCTGTTTGCCGGCACCCTTGTGAAAGGTGAAGTAAAGGAGCCCCTGCAGAAGATCCTGATCTACAACCGGAGCCAGGGGAAATATCATTCACTTATGCTGCTCTCCTCATGTCGGTCTTTGTAA